TACATCGCGGCCTCCGATTTTAGTCATCTGAACGGACAAATTCCAGTGGCGGGTAAATTTAAAATTCACATTCCCCCCAATTTTTATAGGCGAAATTGTCGAATTATCTACTTTTCCGTCGAAAGAACCATCGTTCTTAGTATCTTCTTTTCCATCCATATAGCCCAGTAGGCCGCCCAAATTGAGCCAGTCGGTTGCTTTGTAGCCCAACATCGCTTCGATTCCGTATATGCGTTGTGGTAATTGAATCAGGTCAAAATTGCCGGGGGTGATCTCTTTGAAGGCAGATCCTTTTTTACTGGTGCTATAATAACCGGTTACTTCATAATGCAACCGCTGAATATCGCCATTTACACCTAGTTCAAAATTATTCACTTTTACCGGAGCAACATTTATGGCATTCAGGGAAACACCATTTCTCAGCACCAGTCCAATATCTCCAATGGAAAAGCCTTGCGAAAAGCTGGCAAACGGCTGGACATAGGAGAATTTATTGTATCGCAGACCTGTGTTGAACACCAGTGCGTTATAGGTATTGGTAGCACCAGGCACAGGCTGCGATCCTTTGGTGAAGTCGCTGACCTTAAACAACAGGTTCTCATAACGTATTCCGGTTTTGAATATCCAGTCTCTGGCCACTATGAATTTGGATTGCAGATAAGGGGCAATGCTGTTCATGTTCATATCCGGAGTAACCAGTTTGTCGGCCATATCTTTTTGTACAGTATGATCTTTGAGTAAGTCCATACCATAGATCAGTTGCAGATGGTTATTACCCGGCAATGCAAAAGGCGTGGAGAAATTGAACCGTCCGCCCCAGTGAGTGGAGTATATTTGATTATAGGCTTCAAATACTGAGTTGATATCGTTGTAATACACAGCAACATTGGCTGTTGTTTTGCCGAAAGTGCCCGTGTATTTTACATTTAAGGTTTTATTGTAGGGAGTCCCTCCCAGGATGTTGGTATCACCCCGAACGCCAATGGCCGGAGAAACACCAAAGTTGCCCTTAGTACCGATGTATTTACTGTCCTGGATACTGTTGAAATAATTGCCCATGACCTCAATACGATGATTGACGGAGAAATCATATCCAAGTTTTACCAGGGCATTGTATGTCTTAGTTTCGCCCAATCCGTAAAAAGGGCTGACAATAACACCATCGGAGGACCTTACCACGCCTGAATGAGCCATCTTACCCTGCACAACGTAGGAAAATTTTCCTACGCCGCCTTTAAATACCTGCGAAAGATTGTATCCGTAAGTTTCATCGGCTTTAATGAGGTTCAGGCTATTATTGATGCAAGTAGAAGAACTGAAGGGGGCTGTTTTCTCCGGCTTTATGGTAATATAGTTGATGATACCACCGGCACCACCATTACCATACATAGAAGATGCTCCGTTAATCACTTCAATATGATCTATGGCGCTGACATCAATCGTTTTGAGGTCACGGCCACCGTTTCTCAACGGGGTGGATTGCGGGATACCATCAATCAATACCAGGAAGTTCCTGCCTCTCAATTTTCCGATGAAATTATTCTGCCCTTCTTCACTGGGTGAAATTCCCGGTATTTTCTGCATTAGGATATAAGGCAGGTTGCTGTTGATTTGCGCCTGTTTTTTCACCTCTTTCCCGGATATTAGCGTCACGGAGGATGGCACCTCGTTAACACTCTCCGCTATACGACTGGCTGTAACGATTACGTCTTTCAGCTGGCTTGTTGTATCTGTGATTCTCTTTGCCCTGGTACTATCTTGTCCGAAGGCATTTGTGGCGACAGTTAATGCTAAAAGCACTGGAATATAGCCTGATCTCATGAAATAAAATTAGCATTGTTCTAAAGCGACAGGAAATACTCCGTAACCAATGTCAGCTTTGTTCAATAATTGTTCGAAACGGCCGCAAAGTTAATATCCGAAGGAGAAGAAGGTAGATCAAAAGCGGAAAATCTTCGGAAATGGAAAATAAATATACAGGTAGTTAGGTGGTACCATGCAATGGAGGCTAACGTATTATTTTTTACTACATTTGTTCCACCTCTCTTTATAAATCTGTCTTTGCACAAACAGTATTAAAATGAATGAAAATGATGCCAGCCGGCTTTCTCGGCTAACCGCTATTTAACACAATTGCAGACAAAACGATTGTTGACAGCGACCAGCCTTGCTGAAAAATTTACTGTCAATGTAAGGACCATTTACAGAGATATCAGGGCATTGGAACAGGGAGGGGTGCCTATTCTTACAGAAGAAGGAAAAGGGTATACGCTGCACTAATGAAAACTGGTTGCTGTAGGCATCGGGTCAACATCTTAGCATAAAAGCCGGAGATTATTTCTCTCCGGCTTTTATTTTTTATGTTGAACAACCCTTATTTAAAACCAGGCACAGCCTCGTTTTCGGGAGTGTTTCTTTTCCTGGTATATCACAGTCCAGGGCTTTGGGACATCCCATTGTATAACGTAACGGCTTAGAATTTATAGTTGTACCCTATCCTGAACACTTGTGTTTCCTGGTAATCCGTACTGGTATAGGTGAACCCGTTACCTGTCACATCACGTTTAATGCGCAGTGTATTGGCGATATCAGTAGCATTTACAAAGAATTCGTTTCTACCTATGATCTTTTTGGCGCCCATATCTATGGAGAAACGGGAGTAAATTTTCCCCTGTGGAACAATATCAGGTGCCAGGTAAATGATGGTAAGCTGTAATTCTATTTTTGATGGCAATTGAAACATACTGTTGAGCTTTATATTACCGGAAAACGCTTCCTCGCGGGGGGCGGTGTACCGGGTTGGTTCCGGATATCTGTTGAGTACGGTAAAACCTTCTATTATGTTTTTATAGCCGTTCATGTTTAATTGCAGGCTGGCCCATCTGCTGAGTTTTTGAGACAGGGTTATTTCCAGGCCGGATTGGTAGCTTTTTCCGGCATTCTGGAATACATTGTAGATCAAATTACTGTTACCCACGGTGGTGCCTATACGGGAAATGGTAGCATCCATTCGTTTATGATACAGGGCAGGATATAGATAGCCACTGTGCCAGTTGGTTTTGTAACCCAACTCAAAGGTATTGGTAAACTGTGGCCGCAGCTCCGGATTACCTACCTTAATGATTTCCGCATCGTCATATTTAGGGAAGATACGGATATCTACCTCATTTGGCCGGTCCACCCGGCGATTATAGAACATGGTTAATTTATTCTGTTCGTTCAGGCGATAGGCTAACCGGATATTGGGAAATGGCTGTATATAATGGTACCCGTTGCTGCGATAGGTGTTATGCTGCGGATTTACTTCATACTTGAGATCTACATATTCTACTCGCATTCCGGCTTCTATCTCAAAGTCCTTGTTTTCAAATACGAACATACCATATAGAGCAGGAATGATTTCTCCGTAATTGGCCCAGCCACCGGCGGTGGTATCAAGCGGGGAATGCAGCCCTGGTTTAAATTGCATGTTAGTCGGAATGTAGCGGCGACGGAACTTAACGCCTCCTTCAAAGCGCCCAAAGCGCAAGGGATGTATGTAATCCGCCGTTAGATCGGCTACATGTTCGTCTGAAAGTAATTTAAACGAATCTAGCCCGGTATAGGCGGGCATGATATTGGTGAAAAAATACTTTTCGTCTTCTCGGTGAAAGGTATAGTTCAGGTTCATCTGCAATACTCGTCCTGGTTGTTTAAATTGATGCTGCCAACCTGCGGAGAAGGTGACGGTAGTTTTCAGTTCATCCTCCAGAAACTGCCACAGGCGTTGTCTTTCGGATAGGTCGGCATTAAAGAATGGCTGATCGCCCCGGTCGAGGATTTTTTCACTACTAAACAAACCAGAAATAGTAAACAGGTTTTTATCGTCTGGTTGCCAGTCTATACCTGTCTTGCCGGTAATGATGTTGGTAGTTCTGTTTCGCTTCACCTGTTGAATGACGGGCTCTCCATGATCGTACCATTTTTCAGTAAATTCATTTTTATTGAGGGTTTGGGTGTACAGGTTGTCGCCCTGAAAGAAGAAATTGACTTTGTTTTTGCGATAATTGAGGGATAGGGAAGGGTTAAATTTAGGCGTAGCTCTATACTGTGGGCGAATATCCGGTAAGTTTTCTCTCTTTTCCCATAGCGCCCCTAAACCGGTGGCGAGGCCCACTTTGCCGTTGAAGCCTTCTTTTTTTTCTTTTTTGTAGATGATGTTGATGATACCTGCGTTTCCGTTGGCGTCATATTTTGCTGAGGGGTTATTGATGATCTCAATTTTAGCAATGGCAGAAGCCGGAATATTATCCAGTCCTGACTGGCCGCCCATACCGGTAAGCGCGGTTTGTTTGCCATCTATCAGTATCATTACCTTATCACTGCCGCGCAGTAATACTTTTCCATCCTGGCCAGCGGTAACACCAGGCAGATTTTTCATGGCATCCAGTGCTGATCCGCCAGCCTGACTAATGTTGGCAGCCGGGGAGAATGTTTTCTTATCCATTTTCTCGCTTACCTCATCTACCTTGCCAGTGACAACCACTTCGTTTATGCTTACTTGTGAACGCTGCAAGGATATATTACCCACAGATAGGAAGTTGCTCAATTGTCCAGCCAGTAAAGGCTGCCATTTGGTGTGATATCCAAGGCAGGAAAATTTAAGAAGATAGTTTCCGGGGGCTATGTCTGCTATACTAAAGCGGCCTTCCTCAGCAGTAATAGTACCGGATATAAACGTGCTGTCGGACGCCTTATGAAGTGTCACATTTACAAATGCCAATGCAGCCTGGCCACTTGTATCCTTTACAATTCCCGATAAGGTGACGGTGTTTTTCTGTGCCTGACTACAAAGGCCTGTAAAGACTAATAGTATCCCGCTGATAAATCGTTTCATCCGTTCAATTTTTATGATACAGGCAAAATTGAACAACGATTTAGAAGAAATTTGGAATCATGCCCATTGAATGCTGAATAAATGAAACCCATTTTCAAAGCGGTAGTGTTCCTGCCAGCCATATAGTTGACATACTTCGTGGATAATTGCCAGTCCCAGTCCGGTACCGGTGGAATGGCGGCCTGACAACCCAAATCTCCGGAACAGGTGATCTGTATCCAGGGCTTCGTTACCTGTATTGGCCATTACGAGACGGCGCTCATCCAGGGAAACCTGAATGGTGCCGCCGGATTCGCTATACCGGATAGCATTCATAAACAGATTGGTGAGCAATATTTCCAGTAGGGTTTTATTGGCAGAGAGTTGCAGGGGCCTGGTAATATTCAGTTGTACCTGTAGCTGTTTATCGTCCAGGAAGTCTTGTAGGAACGTTACGTAATCTTCTATCAGAACAGGCAGATCTAGTAGTTCCTTTTCCGGAAACTGGCTATTTTCAATTTTAGCGAGTAACAGCAGATTTTTGTTCACCCTGGTCACTTTAGCCAAAGCCTGATGTGCCTGATCAATGATATCAGATTGGTCCTCCGTCATAGGTTTGCTTTGATGTAAGAGGTCCAGCTTGAATTTGATCACAGACAAGGGTGTTTGCAATTCATGAGAGGCATGTTGGATAAACTCCTTTTGCTGTTGATAGCTGGCGATATTGCCTGTGATCAGTTTATGGAGGTGGTAATTGAGCGTTTCAAATTCTGCTATGCCGGTATGATCAAAATGGATTTCCTGCGGTTTATGCAGGTTAAATGACTGAATCTTTTCTAAACTGTTATAGAAGGGGCGCCACAATCGTGCTGCAATGCGCCTGTTGATGAATATAAAACCTCCCAATAAAATAAGAAAGAACATGACAGTTACCACCGCAATGGCCATAATGGTTTCATGACTTTCTTCCATATTGGTTTCGAGCGTGAGCCGGAATGGCTTACCGTTGACGGAGAAATAGGTAATGAGCCCCTGAAAACGATCTGTCCCCTTGGCGGGAATGTATTTATTTTTCCTGTATATATTATAGGTGGAATCCGGTAATAAAGACGCTGCCGGCTGCAACTGCGTTTCGGGGCGTAGTTTATTCCAGAGCGCGACGCTTGCGGCTAATTCCTTGTCAGAGAGAGATAACGACTGAAGATTTTGTTTGATAGTTTCACTTACAATGAGGTTATGTTCCTTCAGTTCATGCTCCCATATCAGGTCAACAATCACGTAATAGGCCGGAATGCTGCCTGCCAATACAATACCTGCATAGAGGATAAATATCTTCAGCGATTTGTTTAATAGTTTACTCATACTTCCCATTTATATCCCGTGGCATAAACGGTTTTGAGGTAATTGCCGCAGCCGGCTTCATGGAGCTTTCTTTTAAGATTTTTGATATGTGCGTATACAAAGCTATGGTTATCGAGCATATCTGCGATGTCGCCTGAAAGGTGTTCTGCCAGTGCGTTTTTGGAGATAACCCTGTTTTTATTGCCCAGGAAATAGATGAGCAGGTCAAATTCTTTCCGGGTAAGTAGTACCGGTTTATCGTGAATATGCACCGTTTTGGCGAGGAGGTCTATTTGAAGCTCTTCCTGCTGAAGAATGTTGTTGTTTTGGAATGAACGTCGTCTGATCACGGAATACACCCTGGCTGCCAGTTCCGGCAGATGAAAAGGTTTGGCCAGGTAATCGTCTGCCCCGATTTGGAGCCCCTTTATTTTGTCATCGTAGGAATCCCTGGCGGATATAATGATGACCCCTTCCTGTTGTTGCCTTTTTTTGATTTCTTCCAGCAGTTGAAGTCCATTGCCACCTGGTAGCATGAGGTCGAGTAATATGCACTGATATTCGTATATACACAGTTTCTCCATTGCCTGCTGATAGGTGGCGGCATGTTCACATACATAACTCTCACCGGATAAATACCCAATAACGCTCTGCGCCAGCTGTAGTTCATCTTCGATGATTAATACCTTCATGTGGCAAAAGTAGGTTTCAATTTTGAATTTTTTCTGAATTAGGGGAATCTTAAATTATGTGTATAATTTTTAATGTGTCATTTTGTGCGCGATAGGCGGCATAGTCCTTATGCTACAGAAATTAATCAGAATTTGCTTATAATTTTAGGTTAAATTCACAGACCATGAAAACGTATGTATTGTTAGGATGCATGATATTCAGTGTATCTGCATTCGCGCAGAAGATTAGCCAGGACAAAGTTCCTGCAACTGTTAAAGCTGCATTTTCAAAGAAATTCCCCAATGCTGCGGCTGTTAAATGGGAAATGGAAAAAGGAAATTTTGAAGCGGGCTTTCAAGACAACAGCCAGCATTTTTCAGCTGTATTTGACGCGAAAGGAGGATGGCTGGAAACAGAAACAGCGGTTCCTGCCACTGCACTGCCCATGGAAGCAACCAATTACATAACCAGTCACTACAAAGGGGCGAGGGTAAAAGAAACCGCAAAAATTGTGAAATCGAACGGAGTGGTAAATTATGAAGCAGAAATTAACGGAAAGGATGTAATATTTGATGACAAAGGGAAATTCCTGAAAGAAGAAAAGGAATGATCCGCTAATCTGCACGTGTAAGAAGTCCTTCAGTAGTAGATTTTTAAAAAAGAGCGCTATGAAGCAGCCGGGCATTTCTTTTGTGCTTATTTTCTATTTTATAACGGCGCATGCCCAGGTGAAAGACTTGCATTATTACCTGGAGAAAGGCAGACAAAATAGTCCGCTACTGAAGGATTATCAGAATCAAGTAAGATTGTCGCAGGCAGATAGTCTGCGCCTGCGTGCCGCCTATGGGCCACAGGTAAATGGCGTGAGCAATAGTACTTATGCTCCGCTCATTCATGGCTACGGGTACGATAACGCCATTACCAACGGAGGCCAGATAAGTGCCCTGGTAACTGCTACCAAAGAGTTGAATGGAAAAAAGAACCTGAATAATCTGTTGTATGGGATCGACTTACAGAACCAGAGTGTCCGTAATACAGCCAGAATTTCAGAACAGGACCTGAAAAAAAGTATTGCATCGCAATATATCGTCACGTATGGCGACTGGGAGCAATACAATTTTAATGATAACGTGCTACATCTGCTAAAAGAGGAGGAGGTTATTCTGAAAAAGCTCACCGAAACCGGTACTTACCGGCAGACAGATTATCTTACCTTCCTGGTGACCCTGCAACAACAGGAGTTGCTGTTAAAACAATTGCGGACGCAATACCAGGTCAACTTCGGGCAGCTGAACTACCTTTGCGGTATTATAGATACCGCTTTTACCCCTCTGGCAGATCCGTCATTGAACCTGGATAACCTGCCTTCCCTGGAGAATACGGTGTTTTATCACCAGTTTGAGATAGACAGCCTGAAGCTGCGAAATACAGATGCCGCTATTGATTTGTCTTACCGGCCTAAAATAAACCTGTATACGGATGGTGGTTTTAACTCCACTTTAGCCCTTGATCCCTACAAAAATTTTGGCGTCAGCGCCGGCGTAAGTTTAACAGTTCCCATATATGACGGCCGACAGCGAAAAATGCAACATAGTAAGGTGGCCATTTCTGAGGAAACGAGAAAAAATTATCAGGATTTTTTTTCCCGCCAGTATTATCAGCAAGTACAACAGCTTATGCAACAGTTGGCATCTACATTGGAGCTCATTGACCAGGCTAATAAACAAATTGACTACGCCAACGGTCTGATGCAAGCCAACAGAGTATTGTTGGTGCATGGAGATGTCAGAATAGCAGATTATGTGATTGCCATCAATAACTACCTGAATGCAAAGAACATTATTACACAGAATATTGTCAATAAATATCAGTTAATTAATCAGATTAATTACTGGAACAGCGCTAATTGATAATTAATTATGAAATTATCTGCTTTGCTCATCGCCACATGGTTCCTACTGACAACCGCCTGTTCTCATACGGCCCCGGCCCCCGGAGAGCAAGTAACACCAACAGGCACCCCTGTCACCGTTTCCTCTCCTGAAAGAGGGACGACAGAAGACATCGTGGAGCTAAACGCCACAGCCGCTTTCCTCTTGAAAACAAATGTAAAAGCCTCTGCCAATGGTTATCTGCAAACGTCGAACATAAAAATCGGACAGCATGTAAACCGGGGACAGGTATTATTTTTACTGAAAACAAAGGAAGCCGAAAACCTGGGGAACACCATCAACAAGCTGGATTCCTCTTTCCGCTTTACAGGGATTATTCCGGTGAAAGCTACCGGTAACGGCTATATTACCCAGCTGGCCATCCAGGCCGGCACTTATGTTCAGGATGGAGAACAATTAGCCACTATTTCAAACGATAACAGCTTCGCATTTATTCTGAGCCTGCCATATGAACTAACCCCGTTGATCCCCGCCAATCACCGCGTTGCGGTGACCTTGCCGGATGGTCAGCAATTGCCAGGTGTAATGGAAGCAGCGTTGCCCATTGTAGATTCTGTTGCACAAACGCAGAACTATGTAATCAGGGTTGCTCCGGGCAAACTCATTCCTGAAAACCTGATCGCAAAAGTGCGGCTCATTAAATCAATGAAAGCGAATACGATACTTGTTCCCAAAGCAGCCGTACTTTCCAACGAATCGCAAAGCGAATACTGGATCATGAAAATGAAAGACAGCACTACGGCGGTGAAAGTGCCTATCCAAAAAGGACTGGAAACCGGTGGTAAAATAGAAGTGTTGTCTCCTGCGCTCACCATACAGGACAAAATACTCATCAGTGGCAACTATGGCCTTTCAGACACCGCGACTGTCACCGTTATAAACAAGTAACCGGTATGAAGAATTTTCTGTCCGCCCACAAAAACTCGATAATGGTACTTCTTGTGATTATCATCGCAGGAGGATTGTTTGTCTATGGGAAAATACAATCGGCCCTTTTTCCCGAAATTACCTTCCCCAAAATAAAGATCATTGCAGATGCTGGCCAGCAGCCGGTCAATAAAACGATGATCACCGTTACCAGACCGCTGGAGTTGGCGATAAAGCAGGTGCCAGACGTGAAGACGATCCGCAGTATCACCAGCAGAGGCAGTTGCGAAATATCCGCCTTCATGGATTGGAAGGCCGATATCAATATCAGCCAGCAGCGTATTGAATCAAAGATCTCAGAAATTAAAAATGTATTGCCATCCGATGTACAGATCAATGTGGAGAGGATGAATCCGTCTATATTGCCGGTAAGCGGCTACACCATAGAAAGTCATAACCGGTCGCCCATCGACCTGAAATACCTCGCCACCTATACCATTAAACCCTTTTTATCACAGGTGGAGGGCGTTTCCGAAATCCGCATCATTGGTGGCAAGAACAAGGAATACTGGATACAGCTGGACATGCA
This sequence is a window from Chitinophaga varians. Protein-coding genes within it:
- a CDS encoding TolC family protein gives rise to the protein MKQPGISFVLIFYFITAHAQVKDLHYYLEKGRQNSPLLKDYQNQVRLSQADSLRLRAAYGPQVNGVSNSTYAPLIHGYGYDNAITNGGQISALVTATKELNGKKNLNNLLYGIDLQNQSVRNTARISEQDLKKSIASQYIVTYGDWEQYNFNDNVLHLLKEEEVILKKLTETGTYRQTDYLTFLVTLQQQELLLKQLRTQYQVNFGQLNYLCGIIDTAFTPLADPSLNLDNLPSLENTVFYHQFEIDSLKLRNTDAAIDLSYRPKINLYTDGGFNSTLALDPYKNFGVSAGVSLTVPIYDGRQRKMQHSKVAISEETRKNYQDFFSRQYYQQVQQLMQQLASTLELIDQANKQIDYANGLMQANRVLLVHGDVRIADYVIAINNYLNAKNIITQNIVNKYQLINQINYWNSAN
- a CDS encoding PepSY-like domain-containing protein, with protein sequence MKTYVLLGCMIFSVSAFAQKISQDKVPATVKAAFSKKFPNAAAVKWEMEKGNFEAGFQDNSQHFSAVFDAKGGWLETETAVPATALPMEATNYITSHYKGARVKETAKIVKSNGVVNYEAEINGKDVIFDDKGKFLKEEKE
- a CDS encoding HTH domain-containing protein, translating into MQTKRLLTATSLAEKFTVNVRTIYRDIRALEQGGVPILTEEGKGYTLH
- a CDS encoding TonB-dependent receptor, producing MRSGYIPVLLALTVATNAFGQDSTRAKRITDTTSQLKDVIVTASRIAESVNEVPSSVTLISGKEVKKQAQINSNLPYILMQKIPGISPSEEGQNNFIGKLRGRNFLVLIDGIPQSTPLRNGGRDLKTIDVSAIDHIEVINGASSMYGNGGAGGIINYITIKPEKTAPFSSSTCINNSLNLIKADETYGYNLSQVFKGGVGKFSYVVQGKMAHSGVVRSSDGVIVSPFYGLGETKTYNALVKLGYDFSVNHRIEVMGNYFNSIQDSKYIGTKGNFGVSPAIGVRGDTNILGGTPYNKTLNVKYTGTFGKTTANVAVYYNDINSVFEAYNQIYSTHWGGRFNFSTPFALPGNNHLQLIYGMDLLKDHTVQKDMADKLVTPDMNMNSIAPYLQSKFIVARDWIFKTGIRYENLLFKVSDFTKGSQPVPGATNTYNALVFNTGLRYNKFSYVQPFASFSQGFSIGDIGLVLRNGVSLNAINVAPVKVNNFELGVNGDIQRLHYEVTGYYSTSKKGSAFKEITPGNFDLIQLPQRIYGIEAMLGYKATDWLNLGGLLGYMDGKEDTKNDGSFDGKVDNSTISPIKIGGNVNFKFTRHWNLSVQMTKIGGRDVFPQAVWNYGKYPITGYTLFDMYTSYKLRHVTLTFAVNNLFNANYYPTHSAVRGATTEGRYYVKGTGTVANLGVVIDL
- a CDS encoding sensor histidine kinase, which encodes MSKLLNKSLKIFILYAGIVLAGSIPAYYVIVDLIWEHELKEHNLIVSETIKQNLQSLSLSDKELAASVALWNKLRPETQLQPAASLLPDSTYNIYRKNKYIPAKGTDRFQGLITYFSVNGKPFRLTLETNMEESHETIMAIAVVTVMFFLILLGGFIFINRRIAARLWRPFYNSLEKIQSFNLHKPQEIHFDHTGIAEFETLNYHLHKLITGNIASYQQQKEFIQHASHELQTPLSVIKFKLDLLHQSKPMTEDQSDIIDQAHQALAKVTRVNKNLLLLAKIENSQFPEKELLDLPVLIEDYVTFLQDFLDDKQLQVQLNITRPLQLSANKTLLEILLTNLFMNAIRYSESGGTIQVSLDERRLVMANTGNEALDTDHLFRRFGLSGRHSTGTGLGLAIIHEVCQLYGWQEHYRFENGFHLFSIQWA
- a CDS encoding response regulator transcription factor, with product MKVLIIEDELQLAQSVIGYLSGESYVCEHAATYQQAMEKLCIYEYQCILLDLMLPGGNGLQLLEEIKKRQQQEGVIIISARDSYDDKIKGLQIGADDYLAKPFHLPELAARVYSVIRRRSFQNNNILQQEELQIDLLAKTVHIHDKPVLLTRKEFDLLIYFLGNKNRVISKNALAEHLSGDIADMLDNHSFVYAHIKNLKRKLHEAGCGNYLKTVYATGYKWEV
- a CDS encoding efflux RND transporter periplasmic adaptor subunit — translated: MKLSALLIATWFLLTTACSHTAPAPGEQVTPTGTPVTVSSPERGTTEDIVELNATAAFLLKTNVKASANGYLQTSNIKIGQHVNRGQVLFLLKTKEAENLGNTINKLDSSFRFTGIIPVKATGNGYITQLAIQAGTYVQDGEQLATISNDNSFAFILSLPYELTPLIPANHRVAVTLPDGQQLPGVMEAALPIVDSVAQTQNYVIRVAPGKLIPENLIAKVRLIKSMKANTILVPKAAVLSNESQSEYWIMKMKDSTTAVKVPIQKGLETGGKIEVLSPALTIQDKILISGNYGLSDTATVTVINK
- a CDS encoding TonB-dependent receptor domain-containing protein encodes the protein MKRFISGILLVFTGLCSQAQKNTVTLSGIVKDTSGQAALAFVNVTLHKASDSTFISGTITAEEGRFSIADIAPGNYLLKFSCLGYHTKWQPLLAGQLSNFLSVGNISLQRSQVSINEVVVTGKVDEVSEKMDKKTFSPAANISQAGGSALDAMKNLPGVTAGQDGKVLLRGSDKVMILIDGKQTALTGMGGQSGLDNIPASAIAKIEIINNPSAKYDANGNAGIINIIYKKEKKEGFNGKVGLATGLGALWEKRENLPDIRPQYRATPKFNPSLSLNYRKNKVNFFFQGDNLYTQTLNKNEFTEKWYDHGEPVIQQVKRNRTTNIITGKTGIDWQPDDKNLFTISGLFSSEKILDRGDQPFFNADLSERQRLWQFLEDELKTTVTFSAGWQHQFKQPGRVLQMNLNYTFHREDEKYFFTNIMPAYTGLDSFKLLSDEHVADLTADYIHPLRFGRFEGGVKFRRRYIPTNMQFKPGLHSPLDTTAGGWANYGEIIPALYGMFVFENKDFEIEAGMRVEYVDLKYEVNPQHNTYRSNGYHYIQPFPNIRLAYRLNEQNKLTMFYNRRVDRPNEVDIRIFPKYDDAEIIKVGNPELRPQFTNTFELGYKTNWHSGYLYPALYHKRMDATISRIGTTVGNSNLIYNVFQNAGKSYQSGLEITLSQKLSRWASLQLNMNGYKNIIEGFTVLNRYPEPTRYTAPREEAFSGNIKLNSMFQLPSKIELQLTIIYLAPDIVPQGKIYSRFSIDMGAKKIIGRNEFFVNATDIANTLRIKRDVTGNGFTYTSTDYQETQVFRIGYNYKF